CATTAGGCTGGCAATAACCTCCCAAGAAAGTTTCTGCCTGGATTGGAGTTATTTCTTGTATAAGTAACTCTGCATTATTGTGATGAAATTCTAAATCTATTATTTCAGCCATTATCTTACTCCTTTATCCTGATATTTTATAGATTTATACAAAGTTAATTATGTAATTGATAGCAACTAAAAGTATCTCGAACTCGTATTTTTAGTTATAAAAATAATATATAAAAATAAAATTATCCTAAAGTAATAAAAAAATGTTAACCTTTGGTAGTAGCTATTAGCTTGCTTTTGTTTTAGTTTCTAAAATTTAGCATCATTTCTCTAAAATGATTTATCAATAATATCTCCTATTTTGACATTGTACTTAAAGTAAACTGTACCAAGTATGGCATTCAACAGCAATATTATTACATTTAAAATTCGGATTACTGTTATTGACATTAATTAACCAGACAAAAAAGACTTATGTCTTATAAATATTACAAAATCTCTGGTGGCAACATAACAATCTACATATAATAGTCAAGGAAAACAGGTTAGTAATACAACAAACTAAAAAATCAGTTATACTTAGTTCATAACCAGTAACATTATGAAAAAAATTGTAGTTTCCGCCTTATATCCCTATTCCATAGAAACATTTATCCACAATTTAACTATAGAGCAAGCAGAAACTATATGGGGAGGTAGTTATCCCTATGGGTTTGAAATAATGAACTCTAGTGATAGGACGTATATTAATGCTTTTGACAAAAGTATGAGATATGACGGTGGAGGTGTAGGTTCATTCAATTCTCATGATAATAATATTTATGCTATAACCAGTTCAAGGTCAATATATAATTGAATGATTTATTAGTTCTTGATAATTAGTGCAACTGTAGCGCCAAAAATGGCTGATAAATTTTTTGATATTAAGCCGGATTTTCTCAAGTGAGAAATCCGGTTTTTACATTTAATAAATTAATTTATATATTTGCGTATAAAAGTTTTCTACTGAAGCTGTAAGTATTTAGTGTAGCTTTTACTCTCGAACAAGCATCTCAAGAATTGGTGTATTTTATTACTTACTCAATTACGAGAAAATGGCAATTTAGGATACAGGTACGGTAAGCGATCGCTCTGTCAATAAATACTGAAAGTTAATTAAAGACAAATGATAGGTTCGCTGATCTCATTTTAACTTGGACAAAAATCTAATTTTGGAATATTTTGCATCGAGTATACGTTAAAGGAAATAGGAACAGTTCACTATTAAGCTCATAAATAGACAAGAAATTTTGGCTATTAGCAAATACTTTACTTGGATGTTTACCTTAATATGATCTGTGACGGGAAAAGATGTGTGTACCTTTTCACTACGAAAAAGTGCCACTTTAACCTTGATCCTGATGCGCTTAATTACACAATATGCTATTGCAAATTATCGATATCGAAAATAACGAACTGTTCAGCGAAATTTCTCCTCAAGAATCTGCTTACGTTAGTGGAGGTTTACCTGCATCCTATGCCTTCGGTGCAGCTGCACTAACCGCCGGGATTTTTGCTGTGTTAATTGCGCTCGGAGTTAACTCTATTGGGTCAGAGTTTCGGAAACCAATTTCTGAAAGCCGTTCCTAGGCTAATGTCTAGATTTTGGCTAAAAGTTTTAGTGAGTTTTAAAAAATAAAATTTCAAAGCTTGATTAAACTAAAGTTCCAAAATCTTGCTTCGACTATTGTTTTCTGAAATTGGCAAAACAGGATTAACCTTCTCATCTCCTAAGCTTGTTTCTATAATTTGAGGAAAATAACGCGTCTTTATTAGGTTTCAAGAAATTGAATCTGATGAAATACCCACTACTTATGATTGAGCGAAATAGACGCGTTATTATATTTTTTATTTTTATAAAAATTCTCCTCAAACAATTTATTTAGATATTTACCCTAATGTGATTTGTGACAAGAAAAGATCTGTCTAACTTTTGGCTATAAAGAAGCGTAACTTTACTCTTGACCCTGATGCTATTAATTCACAATATGCTGCAAATTACCGATCTCGAAAATAATGAACTGTTCACCCAAGCCTCTTCAGAAGAACTAGCTACTGTATTAGGAGGTATTACTGGTGTTGATTTGGCTAATATTCAGGATGGTATAGGTAATTATTCAAATAGCGTTAGGCTGTTTTCTCTGGATGGCAACAAGCTTTTTACAATTGACCTTTCAAGATTAACTATCAATTTGGTAGCGGTCTTACCTTCAGGTTTACCAAAGGTTCTAAGTTGGACTAACTGGATTTAAACATTAATTCTGCTGGCTTGTTGAAGTGAACTAGATGTACAGGTTGTGCAAACTAACTTGAAAGAGATAATTATGGTATACAAACAAAGACAGCCATTAACAAAACCGGTAAGTTGGTATTTGATAATGTTGACAACCGCTATGGCTGTAGTTCCTGGCGCACTTTCTCTCTACAGCTTTTCACGATTTCAGTTGAATTCTAAATTAGACTCACCTACTCCTAATATTTATCCTACGATAACTGCTGTTACTGCTTTAGGTTCTTTACAACCTGAAGGAGAAATCATTCGTCTATCTGCTTCTAACTCTCAAGGAAGTGTTCGAGTGGCGAAACTTCTGATTAAACAAGGAAGTTGGGTACGTCAAGGACAAGTAGTTGCAGTTCTTGATAGTTATTATTCCCGTCTTACAGCCTTAGAAAAAGCACAAAAACAAGTTTTAGTAGCCCAAGCGAGTCTTAATCAAGTAAAAGCGGGAGCTAAATCGGGAGATATATCTGCACAGCAAGCAACTATTGATCGTCTAGGAGCTGATCTGTCTGGAGCAATATCTGCACAACAAGCAACTATTGTTCGACTAGAAGCGGAATTAAGTAATGCTGAAAGCGAAAATCAGCGCTATCAGCAGCTATATAAAGTAGGTGCAATTTCTGCTTCTGAATCAGAAGCCAAACGTTTGCAAGTCGAAATTCTGCAACAGCGCTATAAAGAAGCAAAAGCTTCTAACAGTCGAGTTGTAGAAACTATTCAACAGCAGCTGATGGAGGCCAAAGCCAAGTTCGCAAGTATTACAGAAGTCCGTGCTACTGATGTGCAAGCAGCACAAGCTAATGTCGAGAGTGCAAAAGCTTCAGTTAAACAAGCTCAGGCTGAGTTGGATTTGAGTTCTGTGCGAGCGCCGATAGCTGGACAAATTCTGAAAATTAATACTCGTCCTGGCGAAATTATTGGGACGAAAGGAATAGCTGACTTAGGCCGTACACAACAGATGTATGCAGTAGCAGAAATTTATGAAACTGATATTAAAAAAGTACGTTTAGGTCAGTCAGTCGTTATTACTAGTGATGCTTTACCAAAGCAATTACGAGGAACAGTCACAGATATTGGTCTGCAAGTCGGACAACAAAATATGTTTAATAATTTGCAAGTCGATACAGATAACAAAGTAATTGAGGTAAAAATTCGGATTAACAACATGAAAGATTATAAACAAATTACCGCTCTTACTAACTTACAGGTGCAGGTACGCATTCGCATCTAATTTTATAGAGAAGCCTGGATGAATACACCAACTAATTATTTTTTTGTAATGGGTAGTTTCTAGATATAGGACTATAAAATGATTATTAATATATCTCTAGCTTGGCTACAGTTAGCCCGACAAAAAGCTCGTTTCCTTGTGGCTGCGACTGGAATTGCTTTTATTGCGGTCATGATGTTTATCCAAGTTGGTTTTCAAGATGCTTTATATACTAGTGCTACACAGTTACATAATCATCTCAAAGGCGATTTATTCATCATCAGTACTCAATATCAATCATTGACATTTAATCAAAGTTTTCCCCGTTGGTATTTATATCAGATACTAGGGTGTGATGGGATAGAATCAGTCAATCCATTGTATATGCAGTTTGCTAAACTAAAAAATTTAAATAATGGGATTAAATTTCCCATATTTGTATTAGGTTTTGAACCGGATAAATCAATTTTAGATTTACCCATTATTCAGCAGAGTCACAGTTTACTACAATTACCAAACATAGTTTTATTTGACAGTAAATCTCGATCACAATTTGGCCCAATCTCTCAAGAATTTGAAGAAGAAAAAACTGTAATTCTTGAAATATTTAACTATACTTCTTCAATTGGCTATAAAGTAAAAGTTGGTGGATTATTTAGCTTAGGGCCATCCTTTGGAGTTGATGGAAATTTAATTGTTAGTACCTCTACTTTTTTCCAAATATTCCAAGGTCGTTCAGTACAAAATGTAGATATAGGCATCATTAATCTCAAACCCGATGCTAACCCTCAACGGGTTTTGGCTAGTTTAACTGCCAAATTACCTAAAGATGTAATAGTAATTACACGCCAGGATTTTATTAATCTGGAAAAAAACTATTGGACTGTCAGAGCGCCAATTGGATTTGTGTTTCAATTGATGGTGACTATGGTATTTATTGTTGGTGTAGTAGTTGTCTATCAAATTCTTTATAGTAATATCTCTAGTCATTTAGCTGAATATGCAACTCTTAAAGCAATGGGTTTTAAAAATAAATACCTGCTAATTGTAGTATTTCAACAATCTTTAATATTAGCTTTTTTTGGATACATACCTGGTTTGGCTATATCTATAGCTTTGTACGATGTAGCTCAAGATTTTACTAACTTACCAATTAGTATGAGTTTAGATAAAGCAGCGTTAGTATTATTTTTTATAGTGTTAATGTGCTTGGCTTCTGGGTTTATATCAACCAAAAAATTGCGGAATGTAGATCCAGCTAACTTTTTTTAATTTTATTTACGTAATTGCTTTGGTAATATGGTCATGACAGACTTTATTGTTGGCATCACAAATCTTAATCACTATTTTGGAAAGCAAACATTAAAAAGTCAGATTTTATTTGACATTAGTTTCAATATTAAGTATGGAGAAATTGTAACTATGACT
This window of the Nostoc sp. HK-01 genome carries:
- a CDS encoding HlyD family secretion protein translates to MVYKQRQPLTKPVSWYLIMLTTAMAVVPGALSLYSFSRFQLNSKLDSPTPNIYPTITAVTALGSLQPEGEIIRLSASNSQGSVRVAKLLIKQGSWVRQGQVVAVLDSYYSRLTALEKAQKQVLVAQASLNQVKAGAKSGDISAQQATIDRLGADLSGAISAQQATIVRLEAELSNAESENQRYQQLYKVGAISASESEAKRLQVEILQQRYKEAKASNSRVVETIQQQLMEAKAKFASITEVRATDVQAAQANVESAKASVKQAQAELDLSSVRAPIAGQILKINTRPGEIIGTKGIADLGRTQQMYAVAEIYETDIKKVRLGQSVVITSDALPKQLRGTVTDIGLQVGQQNMFNNLQVDTDNKVIEVKIRINNMKDYKQITALTNLQVQVRIRI
- a CDS encoding DevC protein, with the protein product MIINISLAWLQLARQKARFLVAATGIAFIAVMMFIQVGFQDALYTSATQLHNHLKGDLFIISTQYQSLTFNQSFPRWYLYQILGCDGIESVNPLYMQFAKLKNLNNGIKFPIFVLGFEPDKSILDLPIIQQSHSLLQLPNIVLFDSKSRSQFGPISQEFEEEKTVILEIFNYTSSIGYKVKVGGLFSLGPSFGVDGNLIVSTSTFFQIFQGRSVQNVDIGIINLKPDANPQRVLASLTAKLPKDVIVITRQDFINLEKNYWTVRAPIGFVFQLMVTMVFIVGVVVVYQILYSNISSHLAEYATLKAMGFKNKYLLIVVFQQSLILAFFGYIPGLAISIALYDVAQDFTNLPISMSLDKAALVLFFIVLMCLASGFISTKKLRNVDPANFF